One Desulfobaculum bizertense DSM 18034 DNA window includes the following coding sequences:
- a CDS encoding TIGR00730 family Rossman fold protein — MSERQFLIDELSKQESWRLFRIMAEVVDGFDTMSDIRNGVSIFGSARVTPDSELYQDTVRLASLLSKAGYDVISGGGPGLMEAANKGAKEAGGESVGLHIELPHEQGANPYCTTRVDFRYFFVRKLMFVKYATAYVAMPGGFGTLDELSEALVLIQTERIKKFPIVLYDSSYWAGLIDWFKNQLIAGGFAKEHDLDLMKICDTPEEVVSFIQENVPC, encoded by the coding sequence ATGTCAGAACGACAGTTTCTTATTGATGAACTCTCCAAGCAGGAATCTTGGCGACTTTTCCGCATTATGGCAGAAGTCGTCGACGGATTCGACACAATGAGTGATATCCGTAACGGTGTATCCATTTTTGGCTCTGCGCGCGTTACTCCTGACTCCGAACTGTATCAGGATACAGTCAGACTCGCCTCCCTTCTTTCCAAGGCTGGCTATGACGTTATTTCTGGCGGTGGCCCCGGCCTCATGGAGGCCGCAAACAAAGGAGCCAAGGAAGCTGGCGGAGAATCTGTCGGGCTCCATATTGAGTTGCCACACGAACAGGGTGCAAACCCGTATTGCACCACCCGTGTTGATTTCCGCTACTTCTTTGTGCGCAAACTCATGTTTGTAAAATACGCAACAGCATACGTCGCCATGCCCGGTGGCTTTGGTACGCTGGACGAACTTTCAGAAGCGCTGGTGCTTATTCAGACCGAACGCATCAAGAAATTCCCCATCGTGCTCTATGACTCCAGCTACTGGGCCGGACTTATAGACTGGTTCAAAAACCAGCTTATTGCTGGTGGTTTTGCCAAAGAACACGACCTCGACCTCATGAAGATTTGTGACACTCCCGAAGAAGTAGTGAGTTTTATTCAAGAAAACGTTCCCTGCTAA
- a CDS encoding DMT family transporter: MNQQHKAYAYGLAAVLCWSTVATAFKLSLARLDPFQLLFYSCLFSLLVLLSVLALTRSLHKLHEFRRKEWFQSALYGALNPFLYYTILFKAYDLLPAQEAQPINYTWAIMLSLLSVPLLRQKLHKKDLIALCLSYFGVLLICTHGRLTDFTFQSPLGVFLALLSTVIWAVYWIVCTKDSRDPVAGLTANFLFGTVYTFVSVCIFSSPRLPQLADSLGPLYVGIFEMGLTFVLWLKAMRLTSSTARISTLIFLSPFLSLFFISAFVGENILPATWLGLFFITLGIAFQQVTGKS; this comes from the coding sequence ATGAACCAACAACACAAAGCTTACGCCTATGGCCTGGCGGCAGTACTCTGCTGGAGTACTGTTGCCACGGCCTTCAAACTTTCGCTCGCCCGACTGGACCCGTTCCAGCTCCTGTTCTACTCCTGCCTCTTCTCTCTTCTGGTTCTGCTTTCTGTCCTCGCCCTCACGCGTTCGCTTCACAAGCTCCACGAATTTCGCCGCAAAGAATGGTTTCAGAGTGCCCTGTATGGTGCGCTCAACCCTTTTTTATATTACACAATTCTCTTCAAAGCATATGACCTGCTCCCGGCACAGGAAGCCCAGCCCATTAACTACACATGGGCCATTATGCTTTCCCTGCTTTCTGTGCCCCTCCTGCGCCAGAAACTCCACAAAAAAGACCTGATTGCCCTTTGCCTCAGCTACTTTGGAGTACTTCTTATCTGCACCCACGGCAGGCTCACAGATTTTACATTCCAAAGCCCTCTGGGCGTTTTCCTTGCACTTTTGAGCACCGTCATCTGGGCCGTCTACTGGATAGTCTGCACCAAGGATTCCCGCGACCCAGTCGCAGGACTCACAGCCAACTTCCTTTTTGGCACAGTCTACACCTTTGTTTCGGTCTGCATCTTTTCAAGCCCCCGTCTGCCACAACTGGCAGACAGTCTTGGGCCGCTTTATGTTGGCATTTTTGAAATGGGACTCACCTTTGTTCTTTGGCTCAAGGCAATGCGGCTGACCAGCTCTACAGCCCGCATCAGTACCCTCATCTTTCTCTCGCCTTTTCTTTCGCTCTTTTTCATCAGCGCATTTGTTGGCGAGAATATCCTGCCAGCCACCTGGCTCGGCCTCTTTTTCATCACGCTTGGCATTGCTTTTCAGCAAGTTACGGGCAAGTCATGA
- a CDS encoding glycosyltransferase yields the protein MNIAFVNATRRFGGVKAWTLDLASRLTEKGHHAPIFCRRGPFHTRAVKLGLEAHAMNFGFDYNPLAVWRFYRYFKQHNIDALVVNVGKDIRTAGVAARLAGIPVIHRVGLPRDMRNTPKVKNTHKFIGPQILVPCQFIKDGLLKELDFLHPEEVTVILTGKKSSAEPPSLVRSPRQIAVTSQLNPDKGHADLLHALKRLKDGGYSFHLHVAGTGKSEKELKQLAHELGLTDNITWHGFVQDIRSILKQADIFVLPSYSEGLPNTLLEAMSEGLVPVARNIGGIAEAWPFDISPLEKTLVKRERVPDHLVHALEELLRLDNEALFQLRDDVWNWFRANNSLDVRADEFLAFIREQCRR from the coding sequence ATGAATATCGCATTTGTCAACGCAACCCGCCGTTTTGGCGGTGTCAAAGCCTGGACGCTGGACCTTGCCAGTCGTCTCACAGAAAAAGGGCACCATGCCCCGATCTTTTGCCGCCGGGGCCCCTTCCACACCCGAGCTGTCAAGCTCGGCCTGGAAGCCCACGCCATGAACTTTGGCTTTGACTACAACCCCCTCGCTGTCTGGCGTTTTTACCGCTACTTCAAGCAGCACAACATTGACGCCCTCGTCGTCAACGTTGGCAAAGATATTCGCACCGCAGGTGTTGCCGCACGTCTTGCAGGCATTCCCGTCATTCACCGCGTTGGCCTCCCCCGCGACATGCGCAACACGCCAAAGGTCAAAAATACCCACAAATTTATTGGACCTCAGATTCTTGTTCCCTGCCAGTTCATTAAAGATGGTCTGCTCAAGGAACTTGACTTTTTGCACCCCGAAGAAGTTACCGTCATCCTCACCGGGAAAAAATCCTCTGCGGAACCACCATCTCTCGTACGCAGCCCCCGGCAGATTGCCGTCACAAGTCAGCTCAATCCAGACAAGGGACACGCGGACCTGCTCCATGCCCTCAAGCGTCTCAAGGATGGCGGCTATTCCTTCCATCTGCACGTTGCAGGTACGGGCAAATCTGAAAAAGAACTCAAGCAGCTTGCGCACGAACTTGGGCTTACCGACAACATCACCTGGCACGGCTTTGTGCAGGATATTCGGTCTATTTTGAAACAGGCAGATATTTTTGTTCTTCCTTCCTATTCCGAAGGCCTGCCCAACACCCTGCTTGAGGCAATGTCTGAAGGTCTCGTCCCTGTCGCCCGCAACATTGGCGGCATTGCCGAGGCATGGCCCTTTGACATCAGCCCGCTCGAAAAAACTCTCGTCAAACGCGAGCGTGTTCCCGATCATTTGGTTCATGCGCTCGAAGAGTTGCTTCGTCTTGATAATGAAGCACTTTTTCAGCTTCGCGATGATGTCTGGAACTGGTTTAGGGCCAACAACAGCCTTGACGTCCGTGCCGATGAATTTCTCGCATTCATCAGGGAGCAGTGCCGCCGATGA
- a CDS encoding glycosyltransferase family 9 protein yields the protein MSNRTISLPPESVKKILVCQLRQIGDVILATPAIHLLKERYPQAEIHVLTMKINKTVLEHNPEISRLWLIDRNEHKNLLRQLSFYLTVARERFDIIVDFQQLPRMRNVVALSRFFKPSSGRQIRLTFTPPWYNKPFYTHWVDMESGYAAMSKASVLRPLGLAWDGECPKMFFTEQERQKARKELAALGVKDTHFLVTVDPTHRRKTRQWPAEHYGKLIRLASEADPRLRFLIFYGPGEEQDARAVKDAAQCDAAIFPETMYSLREMAALIEQAALHLGNCSAPRHMAVACGTPSFVVLGSTSQGWTFPSEDHIAYALKLDCQPCNENRCPRGDIACLRTLTAEKILPELQKHIDHIQRGASHAFSVHDI from the coding sequence ATGAGCAATCGTACAATTTCGCTTCCACCAGAGTCCGTAAAAAAAATTCTTGTCTGTCAGCTTCGGCAGATTGGTGACGTTATCCTTGCGACTCCAGCCATTCATCTTTTGAAAGAGCGCTACCCTCAGGCCGAGATTCACGTCTTGACCATGAAGATCAACAAGACGGTGCTGGAGCATAATCCAGAAATCAGCAGGCTCTGGCTCATTGACCGCAACGAGCACAAAAATCTGCTGCGCCAGCTCTCGTTTTATCTCACTGTTGCCCGTGAGCGTTTTGACATCATCGTCGATTTTCAGCAGCTTCCGCGCATGCGTAATGTTGTCGCCCTGTCACGCTTCTTTAAGCCCTCAAGCGGCCGTCAGATCCGCCTGACCTTCACCCCGCCGTGGTACAACAAGCCATTTTACACCCACTGGGTCGACATGGAATCTGGCTACGCGGCCATGTCCAAAGCCAGTGTGCTTCGGCCTCTTGGCCTTGCCTGGGACGGTGAGTGTCCCAAAATGTTTTTCACCGAGCAGGAGCGGCAAAAGGCCCGCAAGGAGCTTGCCGCACTTGGCGTCAAGGACACGCATTTTCTCGTGACCGTTGACCCGACGCATCGCCGCAAAACACGTCAGTGGCCTGCCGAGCATTATGGAAAACTCATCCGCTTAGCCTCGGAAGCTGACCCACGTTTACGATTTCTCATTTTTTATGGTCCCGGTGAGGAGCAGGACGCTCGTGCCGTCAAGGATGCCGCGCAGTGTGATGCCGCGATTTTCCCCGAGACCATGTACAGTCTTCGCGAAATGGCCGCACTCATTGAGCAGGCAGCCCTGCATCTTGGGAACTGTTCGGCCCCTCGGCACATGGCTGTTGCCTGTGGTACGCCCTCTTTTGTCGTTCTCGGCTCAACAAGTCAGGGCTGGACATTTCCTTCCGAGGATCACATCGCCTATGCGCTCAAGCTCGACTGCCAGCCCTGCAACGAAAACCGTTGCCCGCGAGGCGACATTGCCTGTTTGCGCACACTGACTGCGGAAAAGATTCTCCCTGAGCTGCAAAAACACATCGATCACATTCAACGTGGAGCTTCACATGCGTTTTCTGTTCATGACATCTAG
- a CDS encoding glycosyltransferase family 4 protein → MRFLFMTSSSSLSGGTRQAMYLAQGLSRRGHELTFFVPHNAEITGLDQSIDWQNMPEKRSDWRKFVERFLPSSGEPCVAHAFHNKANKKLSWWSLSWRSRGVVCVGYRGVIYRPNNPLPYWSPGMDCYVVNSNACGKVIRSVGCPKNKIRTIYNGVPQDRIATNCTPAEMRQQLGIPENAFVVGAIVGDKPVKGLDYLVKAMAHSGIDAHLVAVGTKRPEWKSKCQALGFGDRAHFPGRIENVADYLQIFDCFVLPSISESMPNVLIEAFGFGLPCIGSAVGGVPELITSNGLLVPPKKVAPLAAALQRMASDTEARQRWGRASLERAQEFTLEKKVERSIQVYNELLARRGMPRI, encoded by the coding sequence ATGCGTTTTCTGTTCATGACATCTAGTTCCTCTTTGTCTGGCGGAACCCGGCAGGCTATGTATCTGGCGCAGGGACTCAGTCGCCGTGGCCACGAGCTGACCTTTTTTGTGCCACACAATGCAGAAATTACAGGACTTGACCAGAGCATTGACTGGCAGAACATGCCAGAAAAACGAAGCGACTGGCGCAAGTTTGTAGAGCGTTTTTTGCCCAGCTCTGGTGAACCATGCGTTGCCCATGCCTTTCACAACAAAGCCAACAAGAAGCTCAGCTGGTGGAGCCTGTCCTGGCGCAGTCGAGGCGTTGTCTGTGTTGGCTATCGCGGCGTTATTTATCGCCCCAACAACCCGCTCCCCTACTGGTCTCCCGGTATGGACTGTTATGTCGTGAACTCCAACGCATGTGGCAAAGTCATTCGCTCTGTTGGTTGCCCAAAGAATAAAATTCGCACGATTTACAACGGCGTCCCGCAGGACCGCATTGCAACCAACTGCACGCCAGCAGAAATGCGCCAGCAGCTCGGCATCCCCGAAAATGCTTTTGTTGTTGGTGCCATCGTCGGAGACAAGCCCGTTAAGGGGCTCGACTATTTAGTCAAGGCAATGGCTCACTCCGGCATTGACGCCCATCTCGTCGCAGTCGGCACCAAGCGCCCCGAGTGGAAAAGTAAATGTCAGGCCCTCGGATTTGGCGATCGGGCGCACTTCCCCGGACGCATTGAGAATGTTGCAGACTATCTCCAAATTTTCGACTGTTTCGTTTTGCCCTCCATCTCGGAGAGCATGCCGAACGTCCTAATTGAAGCCTTTGGCTTTGGACTCCCCTGCATTGGCAGTGCCGTCGGTGGCGTTCCAGAGCTGATTACCAGCAATGGTCTGCTCGTTCCGCCCAAGAAAGTCGCCCCACTCGCCGCCGCACTCCAGCGCATGGCCTCTGACACAGAAGCTCGCCAGCGTTGGGGGCGTGCCAGCCTTGAACGCGCTCAGGAATTCACCCTCGAAAAAAAAGTCGAGCGCAGCATTCAGGTTTACAATGAACTGCTCGCCCGGCGTGGTATGCCTCGTATTTAA
- a CDS encoding glycosyltransferase family 4 protein — protein MLDILHIRHSGLTMPSVRFRVVPFVEDARKRGLHIKDVQIPKTALQRVGFYSTLPRAKVIVLQKKLLSSLELFLLRRKAQTLVFDFDDALWTTHPNQGNVSPRRTARLKKRLLRVCSKVDVVVAGNSYLAEQVRAVASRIFIMPTPLDTDRYVPASVGATVHSKPVVGWMGTSGNLFFLPGIVSELQSDADVKFMVVSGSDNVEFSGAFDYHYERWSSEHEVTQLQAMDIGLMPLTDDEYTRGKCGFKLLQYMACGVAPIASDVGFNREIIRHGENGFLVSSDKEMAHYIRLLARDPFLRHRIAVQARRTVVERFSLKVATQQLWRELGVV, from the coding sequence ATGCTAGACATACTGCACATTCGCCACTCAGGGTTAACCATGCCAAGTGTTCGGTTCCGCGTTGTCCCATTTGTTGAGGATGCCCGGAAGCGTGGCTTGCATATCAAAGATGTGCAGATTCCTAAAACAGCTCTTCAGCGGGTCGGGTTTTACTCGACCCTCCCTAGAGCCAAGGTCATCGTTCTCCAAAAGAAACTTCTTTCTTCGCTGGAGCTTTTTCTTCTTCGTCGCAAAGCGCAAACCCTTGTCTTTGATTTTGACGATGCTCTGTGGACAACGCACCCCAACCAGGGAAACGTCTCCCCTCGACGAACTGCGCGTTTAAAAAAACGCCTTCTTCGGGTGTGTTCTAAGGTTGATGTCGTAGTTGCAGGGAATTCGTATCTTGCAGAGCAGGTACGCGCTGTTGCTTCTCGAATATTCATCATGCCAACCCCACTAGACACAGATCGGTATGTTCCTGCTTCTGTCGGAGCTACCGTTCATTCCAAGCCCGTCGTGGGATGGATGGGGACCTCTGGCAATCTTTTTTTTCTTCCTGGAATTGTTTCTGAGCTTCAATCAGATGCTGATGTAAAGTTTATGGTTGTCTCTGGCTCTGACAACGTCGAGTTTTCCGGTGCCTTTGATTACCACTACGAGCGTTGGTCTTCTGAGCATGAAGTTACCCAGCTTCAGGCGATGGATATTGGCTTGATGCCCCTCACAGACGACGAGTACACTCGTGGAAAGTGCGGCTTTAAGCTCCTTCAGTACATGGCCTGCGGCGTTGCCCCCATTGCCTCGGATGTTGGGTTTAATCGTGAGATTATTCGGCATGGAGAAAATGGTTTTCTCGTCAGCAGCGACAAGGAAATGGCGCACTACATTCGCCTCCTTGCTCGAGACCCCTTTCTGCGGCATCGCATTGCCGTTCAGGCCCGGCGTACTGTCGTCGAGCGGTTTAGTCTTAAGGTTGCGACCCAGCAGCTTTGGCGTGAGTTAGGGGTTGTGTAG
- the gpmI gene encoding 2,3-bisphosphoglycerate-independent phosphoglycerate mutase: MSQLTPTLLLILDGWGLAPEGKGNGVILSNTPNLDRISKSYPSTTLKCSGRAVGLPEGFMGNSEVGHMNLGAGRVVYQDMTRIDMAIEQGTFASRPALAELLQVLKEKGSRLHLMGLLSDGGVHSHLNHLYALLEAAKRAGVPAYVHAFADGRDTGPEKGIGFMKRLVAKMQELGWGQVASVTGRYYAMDRDSRWERIQLAYEGLTEGKGQRETDPVELFSKAYAAGEYDEFIKPRILTQKDGSPVACIEDGDGLFFFNFRADRARQISRTLFDDAFDGFSRAVRPTLAGFATMTEYESSFPLPAAFPPEDIHMGMGEVVSGLGVRQLRIAETEKYAHVTYFFNGGREEPFEGEDRKLIPSPREVATYDQKPEMSAYLVADAFEELWSENSYSFAVLNLANFDMVGHTGSIPAVVQAGKAVDACAQRIIDAVLKKGGRVLLTADHGNAEQMLDADGGPHTAHSMNPVPLYLIENEESRYALKSGKLGDIAPTILGLWGVTPPAEMTGEVLLEEK, from the coding sequence ATGTCTCAGCTTACCCCGACTCTTTTACTCATTCTGGACGGATGGGGTCTTGCCCCAGAAGGAAAAGGCAATGGCGTGATTTTGTCCAATACGCCAAACCTTGACCGAATTAGCAAAAGCTATCCCTCGACAACACTCAAGTGTTCTGGCCGCGCTGTTGGCCTGCCTGAGGGCTTTATGGGAAACTCCGAGGTTGGGCACATGAACCTTGGCGCTGGGCGGGTTGTGTATCAGGATATGACCCGTATCGACATGGCTATTGAACAGGGAACCTTTGCTTCTCGTCCTGCGCTTGCAGAGTTGTTGCAGGTGCTCAAGGAAAAGGGTTCCCGGCTTCATTTGATGGGCCTTCTTTCTGATGGCGGTGTGCATAGCCACCTGAACCACCTGTATGCCTTGCTCGAAGCGGCAAAGCGTGCCGGTGTTCCTGCGTATGTGCATGCCTTTGCTGATGGGCGTGATACCGGGCCAGAAAAGGGCATCGGGTTTATGAAGCGCCTTGTCGCAAAAATGCAGGAACTTGGGTGGGGACAGGTCGCGAGTGTGACAGGTCGCTATTATGCGATGGACCGAGACAGCCGCTGGGAACGTATTCAGCTTGCCTATGAAGGGCTGACCGAAGGCAAGGGCCAGCGTGAAACTGACCCCGTTGAGCTGTTTTCCAAAGCCTATGCCGCTGGTGAGTATGACGAGTTTATCAAGCCTCGCATTTTGACTCAAAAAGACGGTTCCCCTGTCGCTTGCATCGAAGATGGAGACGGTCTCTTTTTCTTCAATTTCCGCGCAGACCGTGCCCGCCAGATTTCCAGAACGCTGTTTGATGACGCGTTTGATGGCTTTAGCCGCGCTGTTCGGCCTACGCTCGCAGGTTTTGCCACGATGACTGAATATGAGTCTTCGTTTCCGCTCCCTGCGGCTTTTCCGCCAGAAGATATTCACATGGGGATGGGGGAAGTTGTTTCCGGGCTTGGTGTTCGTCAGCTCCGTATTGCCGAAACTGAGAAGTATGCCCATGTGACGTACTTTTTCAACGGCGGACGCGAGGAGCCTTTCGAGGGCGAAGACCGCAAGCTTATTCCGTCTCCTCGTGAAGTTGCAACGTACGACCAGAAGCCCGAAATGAGTGCGTATCTCGTTGCGGATGCTTTTGAAGAGCTGTGGTCAGAAAATTCTTATTCTTTTGCTGTGCTCAACCTTGCGAATTTTGACATGGTCGGGCACACCGGAAGTATTCCTGCTGTTGTTCAGGCTGGAAAAGCCGTTGATGCCTGCGCTCAGCGCATTATTGACGCTGTTCTCAAAAAAGGTGGGCGTGTGTTGCTGACTGCTGACCACGGAAATGCCGAGCAGATGCTCGATGCTGACGGTGGACCGCATACTGCACACAGTATGAATCCTGTCCCGCTCTATCTTATTGAAAATGAAGAATCTCGCTACGCTTTGAAGTCCGGAAAGCTGGGGGACATTGCCCCCACGATTCTTGGCCTTTGGGGTGTGACGCCTCCCGCTGAAATGACGGGTGAGGTTCTGCTCGAGGAGAAGTAA
- the rsfS gene encoding ribosome silencing factor, translating into MSNTEKNTTLSVSEKMQQIALWLDEKKGRDILALDVAGLSGITEGVVVVTAGSLKHGQALADYVLDKSGEAGWEYLGMEGYKSNAWILVDLNDVLVHVFQEDSRDFYNLEGLWAEAERLELNFAESDN; encoded by the coding sequence ATGAGCAATACTGAGAAAAACACCACCCTGAGTGTCAGTGAGAAAATGCAGCAGATCGCCCTTTGGCTGGACGAGAAAAAAGGGCGGGATATCCTTGCTCTTGATGTTGCTGGACTGAGTGGCATCACCGAAGGTGTTGTTGTCGTCACCGCTGGTAGCCTGAAACACGGTCAGGCCCTTGCCGACTACGTTTTGGACAAAAGCGGCGAGGCCGGATGGGAATATCTTGGAATGGAAGGATACAAGAGCAACGCATGGATCCTTGTCGATCTGAACGATGTCCTCGTACACGTTTTCCAGGAAGATTCTCGAGATTTTTATAACCTCGAAGGCCTGTGGGCAGAAGCTGAGCGTCTTGAGCTGAACTTCGCAGAAAGCGACAACTAG